The Desulfoscipio gibsoniae DSM 7213 genome contains a region encoding:
- a CDS encoding cell division protein FtsQ/DivIB codes for MVAGPVHAVRKKKKIIFWQSFFFIFIVFMVGYVLLQSPIFTIAKITVQGNNKITAGEIVQVSGIVTGLNIFKADLQTASNKVKVLPMVKEVNIVREFPDTVLIKVIERVPVVLVVADGQFVELDADGYYLRKGSAATTGLPVVTGVEVQAVGPGKIVQGKGLDVALQVVQELTVPLRNILSEVHVNNVGLVTLYTLDGIECRLGMPENVGTKGDYFLQVIEELQEGDKNIEYVDFSSNSPVVMYKD; via the coding sequence ATGGTGGCAGGCCCGGTGCACGCAGTGCGTAAAAAGAAAAAAATTATTTTTTGGCAAAGCTTTTTTTTTATATTCATCGTATTTATGGTAGGCTATGTTTTACTGCAATCCCCTATTTTTACAATAGCTAAAATAACCGTTCAGGGAAATAATAAGATAACTGCGGGAGAAATTGTGCAAGTATCGGGAATTGTAACAGGTTTGAATATTTTCAAGGCTGATTTACAAACCGCTTCCAATAAGGTAAAGGTTTTACCAATGGTTAAGGAAGTAAACATTGTAAGAGAATTTCCGGACACTGTGCTTATTAAAGTTATAGAGCGGGTACCCGTAGTGCTTGTTGTGGCGGATGGGCAATTCGTAGAACTGGATGCCGATGGCTATTACCTGCGCAAGGGCAGTGCCGCTACCACAGGGTTGCCGGTGGTTACCGGTGTAGAGGTGCAGGCCGTGGGGCCGGGTAAAATAGTACAGGGAAAAGGATTGGATGTTGCCCTGCAGGTGGTTCAGGAATTGACCGTTCCACTGCGGAACATCCTTTCCGAGGTACATGTTAATAATGTGGGCCTCGTAACGTTGTATACATTAGATGGCATAGAGTGCCGGCTTGGTATGCCAGAAAATGTAGGCACTAAAGGCGATTATTTTTTGCAAGTGATAGAGGAATTGCAAGAGGGAGATAAGAATATTGAGTATGTTGATTTCTCAAGTAACTCGCCGGTTGTGATGTACAAAGATTAA
- a CDS encoding helix-turn-helix domain-containing protein → MIVCKLAEIMANHKERNIADLARRTGLNRATVKSMFDDTFQKIDRNAINAICNEYGIRPGDLLEYIPDKEGEGSANAKA, encoded by the coding sequence ATGATTGTATGCAAATTAGCAGAGATAATGGCAAATCACAAAGAAAGGAACATAGCAGACTTAGCTAGAAGAACAGGGTTAAATAGGGCTACCGTTAAATCTATGTTTGATGATACCTTTCAAAAAATTGACCGTAATGCCATTAATGCTATCTGCAATGAATACGGCATAAGGCCTGGTGATTTACTGGAGTACATACCCGACAAAGAAGGGGAGGGCTCTGCTAATGCAAAAGCATAG
- a CDS encoding type II toxin-antitoxin system HicB family antitoxin — protein sequence MQKHRFKVILEWDDNDGGYTVTVPALPGCITEGDTIQEALENIQEAIRGYLEALKLQGRPLPEKDIQLFYGEVEVSL from the coding sequence ATGCAAAAGCATAGGTTTAAGGTTATTCTGGAGTGGGATGATAATGACGGGGGTTATACAGTCACCGTTCCGGCCTTACCGGGGTGTATCACTGAGGGGGATACCATTCAGGAGGCTTTAGAGAACATCCAGGAAGCCATTAGAGGCTACCTTGAGGCTTTAAAGCTCCAGGGACGCCCACTTCCTGAAAAGGATATACAATTATTCTATGGTGAGGTTGAGGTGTCGCTTTGA
- a CDS encoding type II toxin-antitoxin system HicA family toxin — MMTPRIPRASGKDVIAALIRAGFRLVHVRGSHHYLEPSGGGLLVTVPVHGNKTLKPKTLKSILNQAGLTIEELLEML; from the coding sequence ATGATGACACCGCGTATTCCTCGCGCGTCCGGCAAAGATGTTATAGCCGCGCTTATTAGGGCTGGCTTTAGGTTAGTGCACGTTCGGGGTAGTCACCATTACCTTGAGCCATCAGGCGGCGGATTGCTAGTAACAGTACCCGTGCATGGTAATAAAACGCTTAAACCTAAGACATTGAAAAGCATTCTTAACCAGGCGGGCCTTACCATTGAAGAACTATTGGAGATGCTTTAA
- the murA gene encoding UDP-N-acetylglucosamine 1-carboxyvinyltransferase, which translates to MQRFMITGGNRLSGTVKVSGSKNATLPIMAASLLLDGKCTIRGVPRLRDVAVMRELLIYLGASVVWEKDVMHIDTQGVGYQDVSEELMRRMRASNLVLGPLISRYKYARISYPGGCDIGSRPMNFHLKGLQTMGVSIKEKFGYITAEAKKLKGSEIYLDMPSVGATENLIMAAVLAKGTTVIRNAAREPEIVDLQNFLNCLGAQVKGAGTDTIKITGVNGLNGAEYTVIPDRIEAGTHMVAAAITRGDVLVTNVIPEHLEPVINKLREAGVYVEVKDDQVRVAMDKKPLAVDIKTMPYPGFPTDMQPQFMAFMTLAEGTSVISETIFENRYKHVMEFRRMGADIRLEGHTAVVRGVPGLSGACVEATDLRAGAALVLAAMAGENGTVLDQVEHIDRGYERLENKYNALGARIIRVHS; encoded by the coding sequence TTGCAAAGGTTTATGATCACGGGTGGCAATCGTCTGTCTGGCACTGTTAAGGTTAGCGGTTCTAAAAATGCTACACTGCCCATAATGGCAGCCAGCCTGCTGCTGGATGGAAAGTGCACCATCAGGGGCGTGCCCCGCTTGCGTGATGTGGCGGTAATGCGCGAGTTGTTGATTTATCTTGGGGCCAGCGTGGTTTGGGAAAAGGACGTTATGCATATTGATACCCAGGGTGTTGGTTACCAGGATGTATCAGAGGAATTAATGCGGCGTATGCGGGCTTCCAATTTGGTGCTTGGACCATTAATTAGTAGATATAAATATGCTAGAATTTCCTACCCCGGGGGCTGCGATATAGGGTCACGCCCTATGAACTTTCATTTAAAAGGACTACAGACTATGGGGGTGAGCATCAAGGAGAAGTTCGGTTATATTACCGCCGAAGCAAAGAAGCTTAAGGGCAGTGAAATATATCTGGATATGCCCAGCGTGGGAGCCACGGAAAACCTGATAATGGCTGCGGTGCTAGCCAAAGGAACGACGGTGATTCGCAATGCCGCTCGTGAGCCGGAGATAGTGGATTTACAAAATTTTTTAAACTGCCTGGGAGCTCAGGTTAAGGGTGCGGGTACGGATACCATTAAAATAACCGGTGTTAATGGGCTAAACGGGGCGGAATACACTGTAATACCAGACCGTATTGAGGCAGGTACCCATATGGTAGCAGCCGCCATTACTCGGGGGGATGTACTGGTAACCAATGTCATCCCGGAACACCTGGAGCCTGTAATCAATAAATTGCGGGAAGCGGGCGTGTACGTGGAGGTGAAAGATGACCAGGTTCGGGTGGCGATGGATAAAAAACCCCTGGCAGTAGATATAAAAACCATGCCATATCCGGGGTTTCCCACTGACATGCAGCCGCAGTTCATGGCATTTATGACGCTGGCTGAAGGAACCAGTGTGATCAGTGAAACCATCTTTGAGAACCGCTATAAGCATGTCATGGAATTTCGCCGGATGGGTGCGGATATTCGTTTGGAGGGTCATACAGCGGTGGTTAGGGGGGTGCCGGGCCTGTCAGGTGCCTGTGTAGAGGCCACCGATTTGCGGGCCGGTGCAGCGCTGGTGCTGGCTGCGATGGCGGGAGAAAATGGCACGGTGCTGGACCAGGTAGAGCATATCGATCGCGGCTATGAAAGGTTGGAGAATAAATACAATGCCCTGGGGGCAAGGATTATTCGAGTGCACAGTTAA
- the murB gene encoding UDP-N-acetylmuramate dehydrogenase, protein MTNSVLHAQLQRSIKGQVCFSEPMSKYTSWRIGGPADLLVKPRDEEDLRQALVYAQHHALPVTIIGNGTNLLVADRGIRGMVIKIGPGLANIEIHNHIIRAGAGAPLPLLARKAMQAGLAGFEFLAGIPGSVGGALVMNAGANGCAVGELVRQVIVCDYAGNSLIFEADELTFAYRQSCLARRNIIVAGVVLEGKPDRVEEIKERMELYLARRRQTQPLEYPNAGSVFKNPPGDSAGRLIELAGCKEIRVGNIQVSPRHANFFVNLGGGTAGEVLEIVQRVQNMVEEKCGVKLVLEVQKLGDF, encoded by the coding sequence TTGACAAATTCGGTACTCCACGCACAATTACAGCGAAGTATTAAGGGCCAGGTTTGCTTTAGCGAGCCCATGAGCAAATATACCAGCTGGCGTATCGGGGGGCCTGCTGACCTGCTGGTAAAGCCCAGGGATGAGGAAGATTTGCGCCAGGCGCTGGTATATGCACAGCATCATGCTCTGCCCGTTACCATCATTGGCAACGGTACCAACTTACTGGTTGCAGATCGCGGTATCCGGGGTATGGTAATTAAAATAGGACCGGGTCTTGCAAACATTGAAATTCACAATCACATAATCCGCGCCGGTGCCGGTGCACCGTTGCCATTATTGGCCAGAAAAGCTATGCAGGCCGGGTTGGCCGGGTTTGAATTCCTGGCCGGCATACCCGGTTCAGTGGGCGGGGCATTGGTGATGAATGCGGGGGCCAACGGCTGTGCCGTAGGGGAGTTGGTCAGGCAGGTGATTGTTTGTGACTATGCCGGTAATAGTTTAATTTTTGAGGCTGATGAACTGACCTTCGCATACCGCCAAAGTTGTCTGGCCCGGAGAAATATTATTGTGGCAGGTGTGGTTTTGGAAGGAAAGCCTGACCGGGTGGAGGAAATTAAGGAAAGGATGGAACTTTACCTGGCCCGGCGCAGACAGACTCAGCCATTGGAATACCCCAATGCCGGCAGTGTTTTTAAAAACCCGCCCGGTGATTCTGCGGGGCGGCTGATTGAACTGGCAGGTTGTAAGGAAATACGGGTGGGGAATATACAGGTATCCCCCCGCCATGCTAATTTTTTTGTCAACCTCGGCGGTGGTACCGCCGGTGAAGTATTGGAGATAGTACAGCGGGTACAAAACATGGTGGAAGAAAAATGTGGTGTTAAACTTGTACTGGAGGTGCAGAAGCTGGGAGATTTTTAG
- the murC gene encoding UDP-N-acetylmuramate--L-alanine ligase, with product MQDIPDKIHFIGIGGAGMSGLARVLLDLSYDVRGSDINSTPVTERLKAQGATIYKGHAGANVGDAALVVYSTAISDENQEIQAAREKGVPVIHRADLLGLLMRRQKGLAVAGAHGKTTTSAMLALVLEKCQQDPTILIGGELTDIGGNAKLGRGAFLVAEADESDRSFLKLRPHLAVVTNIEDDHLDHYGSVEEIIYAFRQFIKKIPANGTAVLCFDDGQVRAMAKECAGRLVTYALDNPSADYTMRDVRVDAGRSTGEVYFKGQHLGQLVLAVPGRHNLANALAVVAVCCDIGLSFSEVVECLKCFKGAGRRYQLLGREKGITVIDDYAHHPTEIAATLRAARQVHPGRVIAVFQPHRYTRTKLLYNRFGSCFGDADLVIINDIYSAGEKPIAGVSAQLIVDAVYDHKGERPIKLPSGGDTVDYLAGMLQEGDLVLTMGAGDVWKTGIALVNRLKESI from the coding sequence ATAGGTATTGGCGGTGCCGGAATGAGTGGGCTGGCCAGGGTATTATTGGATTTGAGCTATGATGTTCGGGGTTCGGATATCAATAGCACACCGGTAACCGAGCGGCTAAAGGCCCAGGGAGCCACCATATACAAGGGACACGCAGGTGCCAATGTTGGCGATGCTGCACTAGTTGTATATTCTACGGCCATTAGTGATGAAAATCAGGAAATCCAGGCTGCTAGAGAAAAGGGTGTGCCGGTGATCCATAGAGCAGATTTGCTTGGTCTTTTAATGAGACGGCAAAAAGGTTTGGCTGTGGCTGGTGCGCACGGTAAAACAACTACTTCAGCTATGCTGGCACTGGTATTGGAAAAATGCCAACAGGATCCCACTATATTAATCGGAGGTGAATTGACTGATATTGGCGGCAACGCCAAACTTGGACGGGGTGCGTTCCTGGTGGCGGAGGCAGACGAAAGTGACCGGTCTTTTTTAAAACTGCGACCGCATCTGGCGGTGGTCACCAATATTGAAGACGATCACCTTGACCATTATGGTTCAGTGGAGGAAATTATTTACGCTTTTCGGCAATTTATAAAAAAAATACCCGCTAACGGTACAGCTGTATTATGTTTTGATGACGGGCAGGTCAGAGCCATGGCTAAAGAATGTGCAGGGCGGCTGGTTACTTATGCCCTGGATAACCCGTCTGCTGATTATACTATGCGGGATGTAAGGGTGGATGCGGGAAGATCCACGGGAGAGGTATATTTTAAAGGGCAGCATTTGGGACAGCTGGTGCTGGCGGTACCTGGCCGCCATAACCTGGCAAATGCGCTGGCGGTGGTGGCGGTATGCTGTGACATTGGTTTGTCCTTCAGCGAAGTGGTTGAGTGCTTGAAGTGTTTTAAGGGGGCCGGCAGGCGATACCAGTTACTGGGCCGGGAAAAGGGAATAACCGTGATTGATGACTACGCGCACCACCCCACTGAAATTGCTGCCACGCTGCGGGCAGCCCGGCAGGTGCACCCCGGCAGGGTTATCGCTGTGTTTCAACCGCACCGGTACACCAGAACCAAATTACTGTATAATCGATTCGGATCTTGTTTTGGTGATGCCGATTTGGTCATTATTAACGACATATATAGTGCCGGAGAAAAACCTATCGCCGGTGTATCAGCCCAACTAATCGTGGACGCTGTGTATGATCACAAAGGAGAACGACCGATCAAATTGCCCTCCGGAGGGGATACCGTTGATTACCTGGCAGGGATGCTGCAAGAAGGTGATCTTGTGCTAACTATGGGTGCGGGGGATGTGTGGAAAACCGGTATAGCACTGGTGAATAGATTAAAGGAGAGTATATAG